TATGAAGGGTTTGCAGGGCCAGGGTAAGCATCCTCCTGATCCAGTGCCCTTAACGGAAGGTGCGCCACTGCGGGAAACGCGATACCCCTATCGAGATTTGGAGGGGTTAGATTTCGAGTTTAAGCAGGATTACGACAAGATTCTGGTGGAACAGGTGCTAATGCAGCATCCAGACATCTACTGGAACAAACGTTGTAGGCGTTGTCGTTTGGGATGGGCGCGGTTCAGCAGGAGTGTATTCTGGATTGCTTAACCCCTGCCACATCTCTACATATCTGTTGCAACACTCTCACTTGCCTCCATTTGTAGCAAACTGTCGTGGAACTGCTCGGAGGTCATCGGCACATGGACGATTGATCGCCCCAACTCCTGACTCAAAATCGCTGCTACTTCGTCAAAGCTCAAATCGGTCGCACCATGCAATCCCAATACAGCATGTCCACTCCAATTGCGTTGCAACAGTAATTCTGCGGCGACGGTTGCAATATCCTGGGTGGCAATCATGGCAAGATGGCGATCGCCTGAAACGGGTAATAACACACTGTTTGCCGTGCGAATCGGTTCTAACTGCATCAGATAGTTCTCCATAAAAAAGCCCGGTTGCAAATGGATCATGGTTGACGCGGCAGCATTCAACTGTTGCTCAACCTCATACAACCCAGAGATAAGACCCATTCCCTGCGGTAAATGGGCACCATTACTGGAAAGATTGACCACATAAGGAATTTGATTGGCTGCGATCGCCACTGCTGCAACTCACATCGCCATATCCACAGGTCAATTCAGCAATGGAGCAGTATGACAACAGCCCTAATGATGGTTATTGGGAACCGAAATAGGGATAATTTCTATTTAGCAACCTCTCTGGCATCTTGCGATCCATAAGTTG
Above is a window of Oscillatoria sp. FACHB-1407 DNA encoding:
- a CDS encoding NmrA family NAD(P)-binding protein yields the protein MAIAANQIPYVVNLSSNGAHLPQGMGLISGLYEVEQQLNAAASTMIHLQPGFFMENYLMQLEPIRTANSVLLPVSGDRHLAMIATQDIATVAAELLLQRNWSGHAVLGLHGATDLSFDEVAAILSQELGRSIVHVPMTSEQFHDSLLQMEASESVATDM